A region from the Francisella orientalis FNO12 genome encodes:
- a CDS encoding exodeoxyribonuclease III encodes MIKVMTFNANGIRAAAHKGFWEWFKMQDVDFLCIQETKAQFHQLEKDEQHFPNGYYYDFKDAVKKGYSGTAIYAKKKPIKVIKELGLDWADDEGRYIQFDYEKFSIASLYLPSGSSGDVRQEYKMQFLEKYKEILKEQAESGRDFIVCGDFNIVHKEIDIKNWKSNYGKTSGVLPEEQAWLDHIFDDLGWVDTFRVINHEPLQYTWWSNRGQARANNVGWRIDYHISTPALKDKVVPESDYVYKENWFSDHAPLTISYDFEV; translated from the coding sequence ATGATAAAAGTAATGACATTCAATGCTAATGGTATACGCGCAGCGGCTCATAAAGGATTTTGGGAATGGTTTAAAATGCAGGATGTAGATTTTTTGTGCATCCAAGAAACAAAAGCACAATTTCATCAATTAGAAAAAGATGAACAGCATTTCCCAAATGGTTATTACTATGATTTTAAAGATGCTGTAAAAAAAGGCTACAGTGGTACAGCTATTTATGCTAAGAAAAAACCAATAAAAGTTATCAAAGAGCTTGGCTTAGATTGGGCTGATGATGAAGGTAGGTATATCCAATTTGATTATGAAAAATTTAGTATTGCTAGTTTGTACCTACCAAGTGGCTCTAGTGGAGATGTTCGCCAAGAGTATAAAATGCAGTTTCTTGAAAAGTATAAAGAAATATTAAAAGAACAAGCGGAATCTGGTAGAGATTTTATAGTTTGTGGTGATTTTAATATTGTGCATAAAGAAATAGATATCAAAAACTGGAAATCTAATTATGGTAAGACATCTGGAGTACTACCAGAGGAACAAGCTTGGTTAGATCATATTTTTGATGATCTAGGTTGGGTTGATACTTTCCGAGTAATCAATCATGAACCGTTACAATACACTTGGTGGTCAAATCGTGGACAAGCGCGTGCAAACAATGTCGGCTGGAGGATTGATTATCATATTTCAACACCAGCTCTAAAAGATAAGGTTGTGCCAGAGTCTGATTATGTCTACAAAGAAAACTGGTTTTCTGACCATGCGCCACTAACTATTAGTTATGATTTTGAGGTTTAA
- the ffh gene encoding signal recognition particle protein, which produces MFTSLSDKLQSSFKKIKGQTSLTEENIQSALRDIRVSLLEADVALPVVKKFIENIKQKAIGEEVKKSLTPDQTFISFIKKEIEKALGEEAVPINLKTQPPAVILMAGLQGAGKTTSTAKLAKYLKEQHKKKVMVVSADVYRPAAIDQLRTLANSLNIEFFESDTSQKPDYIVTEAIKTAKTKLIDVLIIDTAGRLHIDSNMMDEIKQIHKIANPIETFFTVDSMIGQDAAVTAKAFNDALELTGVILTKTDGDARGGAALSIREITGKPIKFLGTGEKTDALEPFYPDRVASKILGMGDVLSLIESIEQKTEKKSAEKLTKKLKSGKSFDLDDFKSQIQQMKNMGGVDSIMSKLPNMPANLPGNVGDDMFKKIEAMIDSMTPYERKKPELIKHSRKQRIIKGSGTSIQDLNKLLQQHTQMKKMMKSVVGKKGGMANMMKRLSAMQGMGNMPGLFGNKK; this is translated from the coding sequence ATGTTTACTAGTTTATCAGATAAATTACAATCTTCATTTAAGAAGATAAAGGGACAAACTTCTCTTACAGAGGAAAATATACAGTCAGCTTTACGTGACATTAGAGTATCTCTACTAGAGGCGGATGTTGCGTTACCTGTTGTCAAAAAGTTTATAGAAAATATAAAGCAAAAAGCAATAGGTGAAGAAGTCAAGAAAAGTCTTACGCCAGATCAAACATTTATTTCATTCATAAAAAAAGAAATAGAAAAAGCATTAGGTGAAGAAGCTGTACCTATTAACTTAAAAACACAACCTCCTGCTGTGATACTTATGGCAGGTTTACAAGGTGCTGGTAAAACAACATCAACAGCTAAGCTTGCTAAATATCTAAAAGAGCAACATAAGAAAAAAGTAATGGTAGTTAGTGCCGATGTCTATCGCCCTGCTGCTATTGATCAATTAAGAACTCTTGCAAATAGTTTAAACATAGAATTTTTTGAATCTGACACATCTCAAAAACCTGACTATATTGTTACAGAAGCTATTAAAACGGCAAAAACAAAACTAATAGATGTTTTGATTATCGATACCGCAGGTAGATTGCATATTGATAGTAATATGATGGATGAAATCAAACAAATCCATAAAATTGCAAATCCAATAGAAACATTCTTCACTGTAGATAGTATGATAGGTCAAGATGCTGCTGTTACTGCTAAAGCATTTAATGATGCTTTAGAATTGACAGGTGTGATTCTTACAAAAACCGATGGTGACGCTAGAGGTGGTGCAGCTCTTTCGATTAGAGAAATTACGGGTAAACCGATTAAATTCTTAGGTACTGGAGAAAAAACAGACGCATTAGAACCATTTTATCCTGATAGAGTAGCCTCTAAAATACTAGGAATGGGTGATGTTCTAAGCTTAATCGAAAGTATTGAACAAAAAACAGAAAAAAAGTCTGCTGAAAAATTAACTAAGAAGCTTAAAAGTGGCAAAAGTTTTGATTTAGACGATTTTAAAAGCCAAATCCAACAAATGAAAAATATGGGTGGTGTTGACTCTATCATGTCTAAACTACCAAATATGCCTGCAAATCTACCAGGCAATGTTGGTGATGATATGTTTAAAAAAATTGAAGCTATGATAGACTCAATGACTCCGTATGAGCGTAAGAAACCAGAGTTGATCAAACATAGTAGAAAACAAAGAATTATAAAAGGATCAGGAACTTCCATACAAGATCTTAACAAACTCCTACAGCAACATACGCAAATGAAAAAAATGATGAAAAGTGTAGTTGGTAAAAAAGGAGGCATGGCTAACATGATGAAACGTTTATCAGCTATGCAAGGTATGGGTAATATGCCAGGTCTTTTTGGTAATAAAAAATAA
- a CDS encoding sulfite exporter TauE/SafE family protein: MEKYFFFELVIFVVGILGGSIGAVIGLGGALVITPLLSTVLDAPLHYAIGASLVAIICTSTATSLVSLKSHGLTKEKLGLFLALATAIGAIFGAKLALLLKSQALFLIFGGILFVVAVLSFIKKKQNNNIQESTKVSVIAEKLQLNDSITVDKVKQQYSVKHPVLGFIFMSGAGFIGGLLGIGAGIFKVIAMDKVMKIPFKVSASTSNFIMGITAFAATSTYYFAGYIDSSITAPVALGTLLSATIGSKIMPHISTRILRLTFFIVLFISALQMIIKGLI, encoded by the coding sequence GTGGAAAAGTACTTTTTCTTTGAGTTAGTAATCTTCGTGGTAGGCATTTTGGGTGGTAGCATTGGAGCTGTTATAGGTTTGGGTGGAGCATTAGTAATAACTCCTTTACTATCAACTGTATTAGATGCCCCTCTTCATTATGCTATTGGAGCATCTCTAGTGGCAATAATCTGTACATCAACAGCAACATCTCTTGTTTCATTAAAATCTCACGGATTAACTAAAGAAAAATTAGGATTATTCTTGGCATTAGCTACTGCTATAGGAGCTATATTTGGAGCTAAACTAGCTTTATTGCTAAAATCACAAGCATTATTTCTAATATTTGGTGGAATATTATTTGTAGTTGCAGTTTTAAGTTTTATTAAAAAGAAACAAAATAACAATATTCAAGAATCTACCAAAGTATCAGTTATTGCTGAAAAACTTCAACTTAATGATTCAATTACTGTAGATAAAGTAAAACAGCAATATAGTGTCAAACACCCTGTTCTTGGCTTTATATTTATGTCTGGTGCTGGATTTATTGGAGGCTTACTTGGCATTGGTGCTGGTATTTTTAAAGTAATAGCGATGGATAAGGTTATGAAGATACCCTTTAAGGTAAGTGCATCTACTAGTAATTTTATTATGGGTATTACGGCATTTGCAGCGACTTCAACTTATTATTTTGCAGGGTATATAGATAGCTCGATAACTGCTCCTGTTGCTTTAGGTACTTTATTAAGTGCTACTATAGGCTCTAAAATTATGCCACATATTTCAACAAGAATTTTGAGACTTACATTTTTTATAGTTTTATTTATTTCAGCATTACAAATGATAATTAAAGGATTAATATGA
- a CDS encoding oligopeptide:H+ symporter produces MTINYVSHSKKSNLSPFGVLWTLELWERFGYYGLQAILAIYFAKKLGFSESEAMLIFGSFSALLYGGPLIGGWIGDNYLGAKRTIFIGAGFLFLSYLSLSFSTLIADLLGSTEKTIVMYSLAGVAIGGGLFKANPTSLISKLFEKGDPALDGAMTLYYMAVNIGSFVSMLITPVLAAKYGYLHAFLCSAFGIFLGLISYTVFYPKIQRIATEAGKQKMSWMKVFVVIIGACIAIFITGNILEDTTLCTSIVVVIVILALIYFFMQMLKQSKHERKRMLVALILIVQGIIFFVLYQQMPTSLNFFAVNNVNPHFLGMTVHGEQWQVLNPLVIVLISPLLSVIYKKIPGTHVTKFCFGMTLCALAFLVLYFPQFTATDGVVSGWWLVASYFFQSTGELLISALGLSMVAELFPRKMSGFALGMWALTTMVAGPIGGYVGALTAPAEGIVFTKVEGLAVYGHVFLTIGIFVAVIAAIMWIARGWLNSIIESTRVHFVSENTHGMHEETAVLPTK; encoded by the coding sequence GTGACTATTAATTATGTGAGTCATTCGAAAAAAAGTAATCTTAGCCCTTTCGGGGTTCTATGGACATTAGAGTTATGGGAAAGATTTGGTTATTATGGTCTACAGGCAATATTAGCTATATACTTCGCTAAGAAGTTAGGCTTCAGTGAATCTGAAGCAATGTTGATCTTTGGTTCTTTTTCAGCATTATTATATGGTGGTCCATTAATTGGTGGATGGATTGGAGATAATTATTTAGGTGCTAAGCGTACAATATTTATTGGTGCAGGATTTTTATTTTTATCGTATTTATCTCTTAGTTTTAGTACACTTATAGCTGATTTATTAGGTAGTACAGAAAAAACTATAGTAATGTATTCATTAGCAGGTGTTGCTATTGGGGGCGGGTTATTTAAAGCTAATCCTACTTCTTTGATTTCAAAATTATTTGAAAAAGGTGATCCAGCTCTAGATGGTGCTATGACTTTATACTATATGGCGGTTAATATTGGCTCATTTGTATCTATGCTTATAACACCTGTTTTAGCAGCTAAATATGGCTATCTTCATGCTTTCTTATGCTCAGCATTTGGGATATTTCTTGGTTTGATTAGTTATACTGTTTTCTATCCAAAAATTCAAAGAATTGCTACAGAAGCTGGTAAGCAAAAGATGTCTTGGATGAAAGTTTTTGTAGTCATTATAGGAGCTTGTATAGCAATATTTATTACAGGCAATATTCTAGAAGATACTACTTTGTGTACTAGTATAGTGGTTGTAATCGTGATACTAGCACTAATATACTTCTTTATGCAAATGCTCAAACAGTCTAAGCATGAAAGAAAAAGAATGTTAGTAGCTTTAATATTGATTGTTCAAGGAATTATTTTCTTCGTACTATATCAACAAATGCCTACTTCGCTTAATTTCTTTGCCGTTAATAATGTTAATCCTCACTTCTTAGGTATGACTGTTCATGGTGAACAATGGCAGGTACTTAATCCATTAGTGATTGTATTAATATCACCTTTATTATCTGTAATATATAAGAAAATACCTGGTACTCATGTAACAAAATTCTGTTTTGGTATGACTCTTTGTGCTTTAGCATTCTTGGTATTATATTTCCCTCAATTTACAGCTACTGATGGCGTTGTATCCGGATGGTGGTTAGTTGCTAGTTATTTCTTCCAATCAACTGGTGAACTTCTAATTTCAGCGTTGGGGTTATCTATGGTTGCCGAGTTATTCCCTCGTAAGATGAGTGGATTTGCTCTTGGAATGTGGGCATTGACTACAATGGTAGCTGGTCCAATTGGTGGTTATGTAGGTGCCTTGACTGCTCCTGCAGAGGGTATTGTATTTACAAAAGTAGAAGGTTTAGCCGTTTATGGACACGTATTCTTAACTATAGGAATATTTGTAGCAGTAATCGCAGCTATTATGTGGATTGCTCGTGGCTGGTTAAACTCTATTATTGAAAGTACAAGAGTACATTTCGTATCTGAGAATACTCATGGGATGCATGAAGAAACTGCAGTATTACCTACAAAATAA
- a CDS encoding nitrilase-related carbon-nitrogen hydrolase, producing the protein MIKHLKYLIIIIISISSYGYSQTINIAAAQMLIKQQSFDEFANDMNRLTKQAKDQGAEIVVFPEDNSVNLIDNLPWNKQSIIKLSKYYSQTRNLIANLSKKYQIIVIGGTIAKNDNGKISNTILVGLPNGQLTENDKIYLTPEERNVGYNKFGKNILVLDYKGAKIAVVICYTSEFPNVSEQLSKVKPDIIIAPSYTNDLYGLNRVHTAMKMLSIQNFAYGMVVGMASGLDKQNTQGFDGVSQIIFTSPQNKAFKINHLNIGNFNKEDVVIEKLDITKLHQARKNYDAFPNADIKHNPTLSTKLVSITQ; encoded by the coding sequence ATGATTAAACATCTAAAATATCTAATAATAATTATTATATCTATTAGCAGTTATGGATATAGCCAAACAATTAATATTGCTGCTGCGCAGATGCTAATCAAACAACAGTCTTTTGATGAGTTTGCAAATGATATGAATAGACTAACTAAGCAAGCTAAAGATCAAGGTGCTGAAATCGTAGTCTTTCCTGAAGATAACTCGGTAAACTTAATTGATAATCTACCATGGAATAAGCAAAGCATAATTAAACTTAGCAAGTATTATAGTCAAACTAGAAACTTAATAGCTAATCTATCTAAAAAGTACCAGATAATTGTTATAGGTGGAACTATTGCTAAAAATGATAATGGTAAAATCTCTAATACTATTTTGGTAGGTCTACCTAATGGTCAATTAACAGAAAATGACAAAATTTATCTAACTCCAGAAGAAAGAAATGTTGGCTATAATAAGTTTGGTAAAAATATATTAGTACTAGATTATAAAGGAGCTAAGATTGCTGTAGTAATATGCTATACAAGTGAATTTCCGAATGTCTCTGAACAACTTTCAAAAGTTAAGCCAGATATTATAATCGCACCATCTTACACAAATGATTTGTACGGTTTAAATAGAGTTCATACTGCAATGAAAATGCTATCTATCCAAAATTTTGCATATGGTATGGTAGTAGGTATGGCTTCAGGCTTAGATAAACAAAATACCCAAGGATTTGATGGTGTAAGTCAAATAATTTTTACATCTCCTCAGAATAAAGCTTTTAAAATTAATCATCTAAATATTGGTAACTTTAATAAAGAAGATGTAGTTATCGAAAAACTAGATATTACAAAATTACACCAAGCTCGTAAAAATTATGATGCATTTCCTAATGCGGATATTAAACATAATCCGACACTATCGACTAAATTAGTATCTATTACTCAATAA
- a CDS encoding DUF1634 domain-containing protein, translating into MIKDNVIYHVIKLNLSLAVFIICLGAIDAIFGSDNIAKNIVNIGIFLIIITPVLRILLEFIFFIKAKNYTYMLICLLLFLIIAISIVC; encoded by the coding sequence ATGATCAAAGATAATGTCATATATCATGTTATAAAGTTAAACTTATCATTAGCTGTTTTTATAATATGCTTAGGTGCTATAGATGCTATTTTTGGAAGTGATAATATTGCAAAAAATATTGTTAATATTGGAATCTTTTTAATAATAATAACACCAGTGCTAAGAATCCTTTTAGAATTTATCTTTTTTATAAAGGCAAAAAACTACACTTACATGCTGATATGTTTACTATTATTCCTAATAATAGCCATTAGTATAGTCTGTTAG
- a CDS encoding 3-deoxy-7-phosphoheptulonate synthase, translated as MIGDKNFDKVSNINIKNEKVLIPAEVLIQDIPFLETSFETVRKSRKEIAEIVHGKDIRVAVIVGPCSIHDTEAAIEYAKKLKDQVKKFQKEILIIMRVYFEKPRTTIGWKGLINDPNLDNSYNINKGLRMVRTLLSDITSMGLPCGTEFLDVITPQYFAELITWGAIGARTVESQVHRELASGLSASIGFKNATNGDIQVAVDAIKSATYPNHFLSTTKSGSTAIFATKGNQNGHIILRGGVSGPNFSKEHVDDCIEKLKKSEIDTKVMIDCSHGNSNKDYTKQIAVLEDICEQIKTSNDVFGIMIESNLVAGNQDINNKPLTYGQSVTDTCVNFDETIKMLEMLADAVKARRKSQEKAETKEESQFSLL; from the coding sequence ATGATAGGTGATAAAAACTTTGATAAAGTTTCAAATATAAATATAAAAAATGAAAAAGTATTGATTCCAGCAGAAGTTCTAATCCAAGATATACCTTTTTTAGAGACTTCTTTTGAAACAGTCAGAAAATCACGAAAAGAAATAGCTGAAATTGTTCATGGTAAAGATATTAGAGTCGCTGTTATCGTTGGTCCTTGCTCAATTCATGATACAGAAGCTGCTATCGAATATGCTAAAAAGCTAAAAGACCAAGTCAAAAAATTCCAAAAAGAAATCCTGATAATTATGCGAGTATATTTTGAAAAACCTCGTACAACTATAGGCTGGAAAGGACTTATAAATGATCCTAATCTTGATAATTCTTATAATATCAATAAAGGTCTTCGCATGGTTCGTACCCTATTATCTGATATTACAAGTATGGGATTACCTTGTGGAACAGAGTTTTTGGATGTAATCACTCCACAATATTTCGCAGAGCTTATTACTTGGGGAGCTATTGGTGCTAGAACTGTTGAGAGCCAAGTTCACAGAGAACTTGCTTCAGGTCTTTCTGCTTCCATTGGCTTCAAGAATGCTACAAATGGAGATATTCAAGTAGCCGTAGATGCTATTAAGTCAGCTACTTATCCAAATCATTTCTTAAGTACTACAAAATCTGGGTCTACAGCAATATTTGCAACTAAAGGTAATCAAAATGGCCATATAATTCTTCGTGGTGGCGTTTCAGGACCTAACTTTAGCAAAGAACATGTTGATGACTGTATCGAAAAGCTTAAAAAATCTGAAATTGATACTAAAGTTATGATTGATTGTAGTCATGGTAACAGCAATAAAGATTATACTAAGCAAATCGCAGTATTAGAAGATATTTGTGAGCAAATTAAAACTAGTAATGATGTATTTGGAATAATGATTGAAAGTAACCTTGTAGCTGGAAATCAGGATATTAATAATAAGCCTCTAACTTACGGACAAAGTGTAACAGATACGTGTGTTAATTTTGATGAAACAATCAAAATGCTTGAAATGTTAGCAGATGCAGTTAAAGCTAGACGTAAATCTCAAGAAAAAGCAGAAACTAAAGAAGAGTCTCAATTCTCATTATTATAA
- the folE gene encoding GTP cyclohydrolase I FolE, with protein MNDKYYSKLGKDVQQHLIKLGLEQARNFELDNDAKIAKILKAYREILDTLGLQTHEFEKTPYRIARMFTQEIFNGLDYANFPACALYENEFRYEGVLTQKNITIMSFCEHHFMPFEGVAEVSFIPKNNNIIGLCRINSICNFFARRPQIQERMTAQIFETLKFILSTDNVSVKIKAKHTCVSFRGTNNQNSETYTEMLGGVFAKKE; from the coding sequence ATGAATGATAAATACTATTCTAAGCTAGGAAAAGATGTACAACAACATCTCATAAAATTAGGTCTAGAACAAGCTAGAAATTTTGAGCTTGATAACGATGCCAAAATAGCCAAGATATTAAAAGCATATCGCGAGATATTAGATACTCTAGGTTTACAGACACATGAATTTGAAAAAACACCCTATAGAATAGCTAGAATGTTTACTCAAGAAATATTCAATGGCTTAGATTATGCTAATTTTCCAGCTTGTGCATTATATGAGAATGAATTTAGATATGAAGGAGTACTTACACAAAAAAACATAACTATAATGTCATTTTGTGAGCATCATTTTATGCCATTTGAAGGTGTTGCTGAAGTTTCATTTATTCCTAAAAATAATAATATTATAGGTTTATGTCGTATCAATAGTATTTGCAACTTCTTTGCAAGACGTCCACAAATACAAGAAAGAATGACTGCTCAAATATTTGAAACCCTAAAATTTATCCTCTCAACAGATAATGTTAGTGTAAAAATAAAAGCAAAACACACATGTGTATCATTTAGAGGCACAAATAATCAAAACTCTGAAACATATACTGAAATGCTTGGAGGTGTCTTTGCTAAAAAAGAATGA
- a CDS encoding anthranilate synthase component II — MVLYIDHYDSFSNTIVDYITYLGYQVSIIKTDEQIDNVEQYSHIIIGPGPGHPDELKNIYPIIEYCQQNSLPLLGICLGHQLIAQYYGAKIIKAKQIYHGKLSEIKQLQSSLLYKDHPVKFAVTRYHSLIVNDIKGPLINLASTKNDEIMAFAHQNANIFGVQYHPEAYLTEYGLLTLKNFLAL; from the coding sequence GTGGTTTTATATATTGATCATTATGATTCTTTTAGTAATACAATTGTTGATTATATAACTTATCTTGGCTATCAAGTATCAATAATAAAAACTGATGAGCAAATTGATAATGTTGAGCAATACTCACATATTATTATTGGCCCGGGACCAGGTCATCCAGATGAGCTTAAAAATATCTATCCAATCATTGAGTATTGTCAGCAAAATAGTTTGCCTTTATTGGGAATATGTTTAGGTCATCAGCTTATTGCTCAATATTATGGTGCAAAAATTATAAAAGCTAAACAAATATACCATGGTAAACTCTCTGAGATTAAACAACTTCAATCATCTTTATTATACAAAGATCATCCAGTAAAATTTGCTGTAACACGTTATCATTCTTTAATTGTTAATGATATTAAAGGACCTTTGATTAATTTAGCCTCAACCAAGAATGATGAAATTATGGCTTTTGCTCATCAAAATGCAAATATTTTTGGTGTTCAATATCATCCAGAAGCATATTTGACTGAATACGGTTTATTAACTTTAAAGAATTTTTTAGCTCTTTGA
- a CDS encoding Bor/Iss family lipoprotein, with product MKKTVAILICFLLGGCATQTVNFEKHKQVLQKPTYYKKDTFFLGIGPSTYINASKICNGSNNISKVDAEQTTSDLVIAWTTL from the coding sequence ATGAAAAAAACGGTAGCCATACTTATTTGCTTCCTTTTAGGAGGTTGTGCAACACAAACTGTAAATTTTGAAAAGCATAAACAAGTATTACAAAAGCCTACTTACTATAAAAAAGATACATTTTTCTTAGGCATAGGGCCATCGACATATATAAATGCTAGTAAAATATGTAATGGTAGTAACAATATTTCTAAAGTTGATGCTGAGCAAACAACTTCAGATTTAGTCATAGCATGGACTACTTTGTAA
- the gorA gene encoding glutathione-disulfide reductase has protein sequence MSNNHFDVISLGGGSSGIASAVQAAKFGKKVAIIEKCELGGTCVNRGCVPKKAMWYGANLAESLKHDVAGYGFEVEVKGFNWAKLKEKRATYIGNIHSFYDRLLDKWNITHFNNWGKFKDNKTIILDDGAELAADHIFISPGAYPIVPKNIEGAELGITSDEFFELEETPKKAVIVGGGYIGVEIAGVLNAHGTDTTVMVRRDKPLMEFDNCISDALVECMQMTNLNIMNHTNIIKVEKVGSTLKITTDIGKVLEDVDTLIWATGRAPNTHNLGIENTDIKITDKGIIPANEWSETNVKGVYSLGDASGVPQLTPVAIKTGRYLARRLFNSETNLKANLEYIPTVIFSHPAIGTVGLTEKEARNKYGDDNVKVYKSRFTALYCAISGHKMPTVLKLVVTGDNERVVGCHMIGINVDEMLQGFAVAINMGATKRDFDDTIAIHPTSSEELVTM, from the coding sequence ATGAGTAATAATCATTTTGATGTAATAAGTTTAGGTGGTGGTTCTAGTGGTATAGCATCTGCTGTACAGGCTGCTAAGTTTGGTAAAAAAGTTGCTATTATTGAAAAATGTGAGCTTGGTGGTACATGTGTAAATAGAGGTTGTGTACCTAAAAAAGCTATGTGGTATGGAGCTAATCTAGCTGAATCACTAAAGCATGATGTCGCAGGATATGGTTTTGAGGTTGAAGTTAAAGGTTTCAACTGGGCAAAGCTTAAAGAAAAAAGAGCCACATACATAGGTAATATTCATAGTTTCTATGACAGACTATTAGATAAATGGAATATTACTCATTTTAATAATTGGGGTAAATTTAAAGATAATAAGACTATAATCCTAGATGATGGTGCTGAGCTGGCAGCAGATCATATCTTTATTTCTCCGGGTGCGTACCCTATTGTACCAAAAAATATCGAAGGTGCTGAACTAGGTATCACGTCTGATGAGTTTTTCGAATTAGAAGAAACTCCAAAAAAAGCTGTAATCGTCGGTGGTGGCTATATAGGTGTTGAGATTGCTGGAGTGCTAAATGCTCACGGTACAGATACAACTGTTATGGTACGTAGAGATAAACCGTTAATGGAGTTTGATAATTGTATTAGTGATGCTCTGGTTGAATGTATGCAAATGACAAATCTAAATATCATGAATCATACAAACATCATTAAAGTTGAAAAAGTTGGTAGTACTCTCAAAATCACTACTGATATAGGTAAGGTTTTAGAAGATGTTGATACTCTAATATGGGCAACTGGTCGTGCGCCAAACACTCACAATCTAGGTATAGAAAACACCGATATAAAAATTACTGATAAAGGCATAATTCCTGCTAATGAGTGGTCTGAAACAAATGTTAAAGGAGTTTACTCTTTAGGTGATGCTTCAGGCGTGCCACAACTTACACCTGTAGCTATCAAAACAGGTAGATATCTGGCTCGTAGACTATTTAATAGTGAAACTAATCTAAAAGCTAATTTAGAATATATCCCAACTGTGATCTTCTCGCATCCGGCTATTGGTACTGTAGGATTGACTGAAAAAGAAGCTAGAAACAAGTATGGTGATGATAATGTGAAAGTATACAAATCTCGCTTTACAGCTCTATATTGCGCTATCTCTGGTCATAAAATGCCAACAGTTTTGAAGCTAGTTGTAACAGGTGATAATGAAAGAGTTGTTGGATGTCATATGATTGGTATAAATGTTGATGAGATGTTACAAGGATTTGCAGTAGCTATCAATATGGGTGCTACTAAACGCGACTTTGATGATACTATAGCTATCCATCCTACTAGCTCAGAAGAGCTTGTAACTATGTAA
- a CDS encoding 2'-5' RNA ligase family protein — protein MKHKLFYRLFILVDFLFITLNSFADNFKQYNVYLISDTTADKYVKEFDDSLAKTNVLEKYKTTPFIKNHPVHLTLYLTSFQSKYIKDIESQLADLAKNTKSFYIKTTGFSAGKSGFVMLDIKNSQSLQQLSNSVISNLAKYRDKDYPAPSWVKFYPSKLASFEKYGSPNAFAEFNPHISILAANLQTDQERDNFDKDFNEIIKNTKLEPISFKIKAIGFGEVDENGQVTKTLHIYKLNK, from the coding sequence ATGAAGCATAAATTATTTTATAGGTTGTTTATTTTAGTTGATTTTCTATTTATCACATTAAATAGCTTTGCAGATAATTTTAAACAATATAATGTCTATTTAATCTCAGATACTACAGCTGATAAATATGTTAAAGAATTTGATGATTCTTTAGCTAAAACAAATGTACTAGAGAAATACAAAACTACTCCTTTTATCAAAAATCATCCTGTACATTTGACATTGTATTTAACAAGTTTTCAAAGCAAATATATTAAAGATATTGAGAGTCAATTAGCTGACCTTGCTAAGAACACAAAATCATTTTATATAAAAACCACTGGTTTTAGTGCTGGTAAAAGTGGCTTTGTAATGCTTGATATCAAAAATTCTCAATCATTACAGCAATTATCAAATTCTGTAATAAGTAACTTAGCAAAATATAGAGATAAAGACTATCCTGCCCCAAGTTGGGTTAAATTCTATCCAAGCAAGTTAGCATCTTTTGAAAAATATGGTTCACCAAATGCTTTTGCTGAATTTAATCCTCATATAAGTATATTGGCTGCTAATTTACAAACAGATCAAGAAAGAGATAACTTTGACAAAGATTTTAATGAGATTATCAAAAATACGAAATTAGAACCAATTAGCTTTAAGATTAAAGCAATCGGTTTTGGTGAAGTTGATGAAAATGGACAAGTAACTAAAACTCTACATATTTACAAACTAAATAAGTAA
- a CDS encoding Bor/Iss family lipoprotein, which translates to MIGKVSNIYILGGLGQTSEVVPADICGGHQEKVAKVTFTKPFIWDGLISLITLGIITPRHTYVYCA; encoded by the coding sequence ATTATAGGTAAAGTTTCTAATATTTATATATTAGGAGGTTTAGGGCAAACTTCAGAAGTAGTCCCAGCTGATATATGTGGTGGGCATCAAGAGAAAGTTGCTAAAGTTACTTTTACAAAACCATTTATTTGGGATGGATTAATATCTTTGATAACTTTAGGTATTATAACTCCACGACATACTTATGTTTATTGCGCATAA